From a region of the bacterium genome:
- the secY gene encoding preprotein translocase subunit SecY — MAVNLGGLRDIFKIPELSRRIFATLGFLALYRMGIHVPTPGINSASLADFFEKMKGTLFGMWDLFAGGALSQASVFALGIMPYITASIIIQMLVPVVPYLEKISKEEGEEGRRKIVQFTRYGTILIALVQSLGIAKVLEMPGNFGGIVMVDSPGWAFRIMTIITMTAGTTFIMWIGEQISEKGIGNGISLIIFAGILARSPSDVLKTLTLVKNKQMGIPLLIFVVIFAVAIVAGIVLITQAQRRIPVQYAKRVIGRKIYGGQSTYVPLRVNQAGVIPIIFAVSIMQFPETISTFFLRGTESKFTEILSLFSLRNPLGMFVYALLIIFFTYFYTAMTFNPNDMADNIKKQGGFVPGIKPGRTTADYFERIMSRIALPGGLFLAAIALLPMILERKLSLPFYFGGTSLLIVVGVALDTMGQLESHLLMRQYSGFIQKGKMKSRY, encoded by the coding sequence ATGGCTGTAAATCTTGGTGGATTAAGAGATATTTTTAAGATTCCGGAATTATCAAGACGGATATTTGCGACTTTAGGTTTTCTTGCTCTTTATAGAATGGGAATACATGTCCCTACTCCTGGAATAAATAGCGCATCTTTAGCAGATTTTTTTGAGAAAATGAAGGGAACTCTTTTTGGAATGTGGGATCTATTTGCCGGCGGGGCTTTGAGCCAAGCTTCAGTATTTGCTTTGGGTATAATGCCCTATATCACCGCTTCCATTATCATTCAGATGTTGGTTCCGGTTGTTCCCTATCTGGAAAAAATTTCAAAAGAAGAAGGCGAAGAAGGAAGAAGAAAAATAGTGCAGTTTACTCGCTACGGTACTATTCTGATTGCGTTAGTACAGTCTTTGGGGATTGCAAAAGTGCTCGAGATGCCGGGCAATTTTGGAGGAATTGTTATGGTTGATTCTCCAGGATGGGCGTTTAGGATAATGACCATCATAACAATGACTGCGGGAACTACTTTTATAATGTGGATTGGGGAACAAATTTCCGAAAAGGGTATAGGTAATGGTATTTCTTTAATAATTTTCGCGGGTATATTAGCGCGTTCTCCAAGCGATGTCCTTAAGACTCTCACACTTGTAAAAAACAAGCAAATGGGTATTCCTTTATTGATTTTCGTTGTAATCTTTGCGGTAGCAATAGTTGCAGGGATAGTATTAATAACTCAAGCTCAAAGACGAATTCCTGTTCAATACGCAAAAAGAGTTATAGGTAGAAAAATATATGGAGGGCAATCCACTTATGTTCCTTTAAGAGTAAATCAGGCAGGAGTTATTCCCATAATATTTGCGGTTTCCATAATGCAGTTCCCTGAAACTATAAGCACATTTTTTCTTCGCGGTACTGAATCTAAATTTACAGAAATTTTATCTCTTTTCTCATTAAGAAATCCTTTAGGAATGTTTGTTTATGCGCTTTTAATAATTTTCTTTACATATTTTTATACTGCTATGACTTTTAATCCTAATGATATGGCTGATAATATAAAAAAACAGGGCGGATTTGTTCCGGGGATAAAGCCCGGTAGAACTACGGCTGATTATTTTGAACGGATAATGTCAAGAATTGCGCTTCCTGGAGGATTGTTTCTTGCAGCGATAGCGTTGCTTCCGATGATTCTTGAACGCAAACTTAGTCTCCCTTTTTATTTTGGAGGAACGTCGTTACTCATTGTTGTAGGTGTTGCACTGGATACAATGGGACAATTGGAATCACATTTATTGATGCGCCAATACAGTGGATTTATTCAAAAAGGCAAGATGAAGAGTAGATATTAA
- a CDS encoding adenylate kinase — MKILIMGPPGAGKGTIAEMLQEDFDIVHLSSGDVLRNAIKANNPLGIEAKSFMEKGVLVPDEIIIELMKEKINADAFVLDGFPRNLVQVKKLEDAGIKIDIVLNLRVNEETVISRISGRRICAQCGKIYHLKNMPSQKEGICDVCNGKLYQREDDKPQTIKERLNTYREQTEELVKYYDEKNILENIDAGGNKEATYDRITGLEWLKKRKYKLKAGL; from the coding sequence ATGAAGATATTAATAATGGGGCCTCCGGGCGCAGGAAAAGGTACGATAGCCGAAATGTTGCAGGAAGATTTTGATATTGTTCATCTTTCAAGCGGAGATGTTTTAAGAAATGCGATAAAAGCAAATAATCCGCTTGGGATAGAGGCTAAATCGTTTATGGAAAAAGGCGTGCTTGTTCCGGATGAAATAATCATAGAATTAATGAAAGAAAAAATTAATGCGGATGCTTTTGTATTGGATGGCTTTCCGAGAAATTTAGTGCAGGTCAAAAAACTAGAGGATGCAGGCATAAAAATAGATATAGTGCTGAATTTACGGGTAAATGAGGAAACTGTAATTTCTCGTATTTCAGGTAGGCGTATTTGCGCTCAATGTGGCAAGATTTATCATCTTAAAAATATGCCTTCCCAAAAAGAGGGCATATGCGATGTTTGTAATGGGAAACTTTACCAAAGAGAAGATGATAAACCTCAGACGATAAAAGAGCGACTTAATACTTATAGGGAGCAGACTGAAGAATTGGTAAAATATTATGACGAAAAAAATATACTAGAAAATATAGATGCTGGTGGAAATAAAGAAGCCACTTATGATAGAATAACAGGTTTAGAATGGCTAAAAAAGAGAAAATACAAGTTAAAGGCAGGATTGTAG
- the infA gene encoding translation initiation factor IF-1, which produces MAKKEKIQVKGRIVESLPNAYFRVELENGHKILAHISGKMRVHFIRILTGDEVTVELSPYDLTRGRITYRHSR; this is translated from the coding sequence ATGGCTAAAAAAGAGAAAATACAAGTTAAAGGCAGGATTGTAGAATCTTTGCCTAATGCATACTTCAGAGTAGAGCTTGAGAATGGACATAAGATTTTGGCCCATATTTCTGGAAAAATGAGAGTGCATTTTATACGAATTTTGACGGGAGACGAAGTTACAGTTGAACTTTCTCCTTATGATTTAACAAGAGGCAGAATAACATATAGGCACAGTAGATAA
- the rpmJ gene encoding 50S ribosomal protein L36 — protein sequence MKVRVSVKKICGKCKLIRRRGRLHIICSNPAHKQRQK from the coding sequence ATGAAAGTAAGAGTTTCAGTTAAAAAAATATGCGGGAAATGTAAACTTATAAGAAGAAGAGGACGTCTTCATATAATTTGTTCTAATCCTGCGCATAAACAAAGGCAGAAATAA
- the rpsM gene encoding 30S ribosomal protein S13: MARIMGVEIPDGKKSKISLRYIYGIGPARAMFILSSTGIDPDKKIKELSGEELSKIAAAIQSNFKVEGALKQEITDNIRELSSIGTYRGYRHKVGLPVRGQRTSCNARTRKGPKKTVGVLRKKVRERMSGSDKKG; this comes from the coding sequence ATGGCAAGAATTATGGGTGTTGAAATACCGGATGGAAAAAAAAGCAAAATATCGCTCAGGTATATTTATGGAATAGGGCCTGCTAGGGCTATGTTTATATTAAGTTCTACAGGCATAGATCCCGACAAAAAAATAAAAGAACTAAGTGGAGAGGAATTAAGTAAAATAGCCGCAGCAATTCAATCTAACTTTAAGGTTGAAGGGGCATTGAAACAGGAAATCACAGATAACATAAGAGAACTTTCAAGCATAGGAACGTATAGAGGATATAGACATAAAGTGGGATTACCTGTTCGCGGACAAAGAACATCTTGCAATGCACGCACAAGAAAAGGCCCAAAGAAGACTGTTGGTGTTTTAAGGAAAAAAGTGAGAGAAAGAATGTCAGGATCAGATAAAAAGGGATAA
- the rpsK gene encoding 30S ribosomal protein S11, which yields MADPKPEKEKKEKLTEKQKKTEEKKKVEANQKVEQAKDPKVVAEEKPVDEGKIVEEIKTTISKGKKKRKNLKISKGVVHIKSTFNNTLVTIADSQGNTIVSSSSGAVGFKGTKKSTPFAASRAADIAGKKALTFGMKEVSVYIKGPGAGREAAIRSLESAGLTITLIRDVTPIPHNGCRPPKRRRV from the coding sequence ATGGCAGATCCAAAACCAGAAAAAGAGAAGAAAGAAAAATTGACCGAAAAGCAGAAAAAAACTGAAGAGAAAAAAAAGGTTGAGGCAAATCAAAAAGTTGAACAAGCCAAAGATCCTAAAGTTGTTGCTGAAGAAAAACCGGTTGACGAAGGTAAAATAGTCGAAGAGATTAAAACGACTATTAGCAAGGGCAAGAAAAAAAGAAAGAATTTAAAGATTTCCAAAGGCGTTGTTCATATAAAATCGACTTTCAACAACACACTGGTAACAATTGCTGATTCGCAAGGGAATACTATTGTTTCTTCTTCTTCCGGGGCAGTCGGATTTAAAGGCACAAAAAAATCTACCCCTTTTGCGGCTTCACGTGCCGCAGATATTGCGGGCAAAAAAGCTTTGACATTTGGCATGAAAGAAGTAAGTGTTTATATTAAAGGACCTGGGGCAGGAAGAGAAGCGGCTATAAGGTCTTTGGAATCTGCAGGGCTTACGATAACACTTATAAGAGATGTAACCCCTATCCCGCATAATGGATGCAGACCGCCTAAGAGGAGAAGAGTGTAA
- the rpsD gene encoding 30S ribosomal protein S4, translating into MRYSGPSCKLCKKAEEKLFLKGSKCNTATCIIARKAEKSYKKSRTRRTTSRRRRTKLSDYGIRLAEKQKLRRIYGLSEKSFRIIFDVASKKKGNTGEVFLTLLERRLDNVIFKMGFANSRAHARQLVGHKFFIVGKRKVNIPSYLVKEGEVIKLDSAKQEKLKKTISTEAEMGVPLWLSSDRKKLEGKVLRDPKREEISVPVEENLIVEFYSR; encoded by the coding sequence ATGAGATACAGTGGACCTAGTTGTAAATTATGCAAGAAGGCAGAAGAAAAGTTATTTTTAAAAGGATCCAAATGCAATACAGCTACATGTATTATTGCACGCAAAGCAGAAAAATCCTATAAAAAAAGTAGAACCAGAAGAACTACTTCCCGAAGAAGAAGGACTAAACTGTCGGATTATGGAATCAGGCTTGCGGAAAAACAGAAACTAAGAAGAATTTACGGTCTTTCGGAAAAAAGTTTTAGAATAATTTTTGATGTCGCTTCCAAGAAAAAAGGTAATACTGGTGAAGTATTCTTGACCCTTTTGGAAAGACGGCTTGATAATGTTATTTTTAAAATGGGTTTTGCAAATTCAAGAGCGCATGCAAGGCAGCTTGTAGGTCATAAATTTTTCATTGTTGGCAAAAGGAAGGTTAACATTCCTTCATATCTTGTAAAAGAGGGAGAAGTAATTAAATTAGATTCTGCCAAACAAGAAAAATTAAAGAAGACTATATCAACTGAAGCAGAGATGGGAGTTCCTCTATGGCTTTCCTCCGATAGAAAAAAATTAGAAGGCAAGGTATTAAGGGATCCCAAACGAGAAGAAATTTCTGTTCCTGTGGAGGAGAATTTGATTGTCGAATTTTATTCTCGTTAA